From Hyla sarda isolate aHylSar1 chromosome 12, aHylSar1.hap1, whole genome shotgun sequence:
AATAGATTAAAATGTTATGAGATTAACCGTTTCACACAGCAGCCGCAGGCTCCGCCCTCATCTCTTCCTTATTCCCGTTACACAGACTCGTCCTTTTTACCTTTCCTGCCCCAAATTCCCTTCGCGCCTCCCGTTTATCTACGTCCACTCACTATCGTCAACCTGCGCCCCCTTCTGCTGGTGCCAAGCATTGCAGGTCCCTGCGGTTAGTGAAGCTCTGCGCGTTCTCTTATTACCAGCCATACTATGTACTCAGTGTATAGGGGTCGGACTCTACCATGTggggaaagaaggggggggggggggggacttgatTTCTCGTTTGGTAATTCTAATGGATGATCTTGTTGCTGGATCATACGGCCGCTCACTCATTGCGACACTTCAAACCTTCGACCGTTATAGTTTAGGGCTTATATAGAAAACAGGGATAAACCAGGACACATATATAGGGACGGGCACAGGGGCGGCCATAATACATGTGAGGATACAGAAATAAATATATTGCCTCGGGGGGAGGTACCTTctcccctaataatagagtctATGTAGCCCTGGCATTGGGTATGTACAGAGAGGACGGGTGGTCTTGTGCTTagggtgggggaggggaaaagAAGAGACGGTATTGCCAACCCACGAGGCAGGACAGGAGGATTCTGGGTAGAGATAATGCCCGTGTTCATGTAAACAAGCTACAGGTGAGTTCAGTGGTTGCACTGGCGCTGTTTGGGTTGGCACAGATAATTGCGGTGCCGCACCATATTGCGACCCTGGAATTCCCGCGCCAGATTCTGCCTTTGTAGATTTTTACGTCCCAGCTTGCGTTTGTCCACCATAGCTTTGGCGCGTTGGATCCTTGAGACTTGACCTACTTTTCCTAAGATGGCGGCTTTGGCAGTAACGGAGGTGGcatggtggggggtgcgacgctccACTCTGGTTCTGGACGGAGATCTGCGGGGGAAGGGAGTCAGAGGTTATTCTGTGATGTAACAAAACGTAGTCAGCGACATtttatagtgtttcccaaccagggtgcaaaggTAACAAACTGAGATGAGAGGAaagtcttgatttacctttcagggacaatgtggatcctctggagaaggcgggcagacttttggctgtctgggcatgctgggagttgtagttttgtaacagctgagctggaggcaccctggttgtgaatcggtcatcactttcatgctgcctgaatcgTGAACGGCCCCCCAGCTGCTTTCCCTGCCCCATATTGTTAGATTTCTCCCTATACCTGCTATGGAGACGGGCGACACCATTACGGACcaccatggttcaggcagcatgacaggtcccctttaaatgCTAATCCCTCCATGGACCATACCATTATCCATTACAGGAGATTCCAGAGCACGACAACGTGTCTCTAACATCCCCCCAATGTGTTCTAGAAGTAGAATGgagtagaccagtgtttttcaaatcgtgagcctccagctgttgcacaactacaactcccagcatgctggactgcTAAAGGCctatctgcctcctccagaggatctacACTGTCCATGAAAGGTAAattaaggcttccctctcatatcgtcccttagtgcagtggtcttcaaactgaggccaatcagctgttacaaaactacaactcccagcatgcctggacagacaaagttgtagttttgcaacagctggaggcaccctgtttggagaaCACCTTTTGTGACTCGTACCTGTCCCTGGCGGTCTCCTCGGCGTCTCGCTCCACCACGATGCTGTCGCTGGTGATGTAGACAGACATGCTGGGGTGCTCGATCAGGAGGTCTTCCAGCGGACTGCTCCCCACCGCATTGTGGCCGGGACCCTCTGCAGTGAAACAGGGGGGAGGGGTAACAAACCAGCTCTCGTCCATCGActggggagggtggggggggatgGACCAACCGATGCGCTCGCCCAGGGAGTGCGGCAGCGGGCTGGAGGCGGGGCTGTCCGTCACATCCTCCCCGCTGGAGGTTAAGGTAAAGCTATCTGATATGGCCGAGGGGTCACgttaggggggaggagggagatggAGGAGCACACACACAGTGTTAGGGAGAAGATGGGGGATGGGAGAAAGGATGGGGAGGTCATTAGTCACAGAATCATCATAGACAACATATAAGTGTCTATATAATCACCGACCCCCAAACTCCGCCCCCAGGGTCCCCATCCCAACAGTGCCACGACCCCCGGTCCCCGAGATTTAGGGGGACTATCTGCATTATTTACTGAATAGTCAGATGGGCGGGAACTTTATTAATAAATTGGAGAATATATTAGGTTTAGGGGGTGGGCATATGAAGCTCCTAATCCCGCCCCTTTAGTCTGATATGAAGCTCCCAATCCCCGCCCCCTTAGTCTGATATGAAGATCCTAATCCCGCCCCCTTAGTCTGATTTGAAGCTC
This genomic window contains:
- the TP53INP2 gene encoding tumor protein p53-inducible nuclear protein 2 isoform X1, with amino-acid sequence MFQRFTRLFFSEGPAADPIEPKTFVSEEEDDGWLIIDIPDSFTLTSSGEDVTDSPASSPLPHSLGERIGWSIPPHPPQSMDESWFVTPPPCFTAEGPGHNAVGSSPLEDLLIEHPSMSVYITSDSIVVERDAEETARDRSPSRTRVERRTPHHATSVTAKAAILGKVGQVSRIQRAKAMVDKRKLGRKNLQRQNLAREFQGRNMVRHRNYLCQPKQRQCNH
- the TP53INP2 gene encoding tumor protein p53-inducible nuclear protein 2 isoform X2, with the translated sequence MFQRFTRLFFSEGPAADPIEPKTFVSEEEDDGWLIIDIPDSFTLTSSGEDVTDSPASSPLPHSLGERIEGPGHNAVGSSPLEDLLIEHPSMSVYITSDSIVVERDAEETARDRSPSRTRVERRTPHHATSVTAKAAILGKVGQVSRIQRAKAMVDKRKLGRKNLQRQNLAREFQGRNMVRHRNYLCQPKQRQCNH
- the TP53INP2 gene encoding tumor protein p53-inducible nuclear protein 2 isoform X3, translated to MFQRFTRLFFSEGPAADPIEPKTFVSEEEDDGWLIIDIPEGPGHNAVGSSPLEDLLIEHPSMSVYITSDSIVVERDAEETARDRSPSRTRVERRTPHHATSVTAKAAILGKVGQVSRIQRAKAMVDKRKLGRKNLQRQNLAREFQGRNMVRHRNYLCQPKQRQCNH